The region ACATCCTGGACCTGTCGAAGGTCGAGGCGGGCAAGATGGACGTCAGCCCGACCCGTATCGCCCTGGTCCAGCTCGTCGACTATGTGGAGGCCACCTTCCGGCCGCTGACCGCGGAGAAGGGCCTCGACTTCTCCGTAAGGGTGTCGCCGGAGCTGCCGGCGACGCTGCACACCGACGAGCAGCGGCTGCTGCAGGTGCTGCGCAACCTGCTGTCCAACGCGGTGAAGTTCACCGACAGCGGCGCCGTGGAGCTGGTCATCCGGCCGGCGGGCGCGGATGTGCCGCACGCCATCCGGGAGCAGTTGCTGGAGCACGGTGCCCTGCGCGACGCGGACGCCGACATGATCGCCTTCTCGGTCACCGACACCGGTATCGGCATCGCGGCCAGCAAGATGCGGGTGATCTTCGAGGCGTTCAAGCAGGCCGACGGCACCACCAGCCGGAAGTACGGCGGCACCGGGCTCGGCCTGTCCATCAGCCGGGAGATCGCCCGGCTGCTCGGCGGCGAGATCCACGCGGCCAGCGAGCCGGGCCGCGGCTCGACCTTCACGCTCTATCTGCCGCTGCACCCCAGCGAGCTGCCGCCGCAGGGCTACCCGCAGCTCGCCCCGAGCAGCTCGAGGCCGGGCCCGCTGGCGCTCGCGGCGCTCCCCAGCGGCGTGCAGGAGACCGTGGACGACGGAGCCGGGGCGGAGCAGGAGGGCGCACGGGACGCCTCCGGCGTTTCTTCGGCGGCGCGCGGCCACGGCGGCTCCGGGCTGTTCCGGCGGCGTCAGCGGGCCGAGCAGGAGGCTTCGCGGGCCGACGAGGAGCAGTCGCCGCCGCAGGCGGAGCTGAGCGCGCGGTCGTCCGCCCGCCGCCCGGGACGGCAGTCGCAGGCCCCCGAGCCCTGGCTGCTGGGCGGCCAGGACCTGGTGGTGCCGGAGCCGGTGGGCGGCTTCCACGGCGAGAAGGTACTGATCGTCGACGACGACATCCGTAATGTCTTCGCGCTGACCAGCGTGCTGGAGCAGCACGGACTGCAGGTCCTGTACGCGGAGAACGGCCGGGAGGGCATCGAGGTCCTGGAGCAGCACGACGATGTCGTGCTCGTCCTGATGGACATCATGATGCCGGAGATGGACGGCTACGCCACGACGGCCGCGATCCGCAGGATGCCCCAGTTCGCCGGGCTGCCGATCATCGCCCTCACCGCGAAGGCGATGAAGGGCGACCGGGAGAAGAGCATCGAAGCGGGCGCGTCGGACTACGTCACCAAGCCGGTCGACACCGATCATCTCCTTACAGTGATGGAGCACTGGATGTCGCCTGAGTGACCCGCGGCACGCCCGGGGCGGCTGTGGTGTTGACTGAGTGTCGCCGAACACGTGTGGGAACGCGGTATTCGGGGAACCTTCTGGTCTCCCACCGCGTTTCTGCTACGTGCACAGTGACATCGCGGTGACAGGGTGTGGCGAACAGCGGGGTGCGGCTACCATGACCGGCACAAGGACGGGCGGCGCAAGGGCGTCGTCCCCTGGGGCGGCGCCCGGTGCTTCCCCCAGCTCTGCGAGCTGGGGAGACCCCAAGCCGGGACGAGGAGGACGGGGCATGGTGCAGAAGGCCAAGATCCTCCTGGTCGATGACCGGCCGGAGAATCTGCTGGCGCTGGAGGCCATTCTCTCCGCGCTCGATCAGACCCTGGTGCGGGCATCGTCAGGGGAGGAAGCGCTCAAGGCGCTGTTGACGGACGACTTCGCGGTGATTCTGCTGGACGTCCAGATGCCGGGCATGGACGGGTTCGAGACCGCGGCGCACATCAAGCGCCGGGAGCGGACCCGCGACATCCCGATCATTTTCCTCACGGCGATCAACCACGGCCCCCACCACACCTTCCGGGGCTATGCGGCCGGCGCGGTGGACTACATCTCCAAACCGTTCGACCCCTGGGTGCTCAGAGCCAAGGTCTCGGTCTTCGTGGATCTGTACATGAAGAACTGCCAGCTGCGGGAGCAGGCGTCGCTGCTGCGGCTGCAGTTGGAGGGCGGTCAGCCCGCCGCCGGTGAGCCCAAGGAGTCGGCGGGGCTGCTCGCGGAGCTGTCCGCGCGGCTCGCCGCCGTCGAGGAGCAGGCCGAGGCGCTCTCCAAGCAGCTTGACGAGTCGGCGGATGCCGCCGCCGTGGCCACCGCGGCCCATCTGGAGCGCAAGCTGACCGGTCTGCGGCGGGCGCTGGACGCGCTGGAGCCGGGTGCGGGCAGCGGGGCCGGCCACGTCCCCTCGCAGAACTGAGCGGTCACCCCACCGTCACCGTCGGTCGGTCATCGCCGACCGGTCACCCGCACTTTGACGTGCCGTCACGGCTGCCTCACCGTCTCGACGGTGCAGCGGCACCGGTGTGACGTCCGTGGTCCCTGATACCCCCGCCATGCGTGCTCCGTACGGCGGACGCGGGTAATCTCGCCTCCATGGCCTCTCGTACGTCCGGCAAGGGTTCCCAGAGCACGGCGGGCACCTCGAAGAAGCGCGCCGGGCAGTCCGGAGGCGCTGCGAAGAAGACGGCCGCCAAGAAGGCGCCCGCGAAGAAGGCACCCGCCAAGAAGTCCGCCGCGCCCGCGAAGAGGGCCGCGGCGAAGAAGGCGGCGCCCCCTCCCGCACCGAATCCCACCAGCGGCGTGTACCGCGCCGTGCGCGCCGTGTGGATGGGCACGGCGCGCGCCGTCGCGGCGATGTTCCGCGGCATAGGACGCGGCGCCAAGGGACTCGACCCCGCCCACCGTAAGGACGGCAGCGCCCTGCTGCTGCTCGCCCTCGCCCTGATCGTCGCGGCGGGCACCTGGTCCAATCTGGACGGGCCGGTCGGCAGTCTGGTCGAGATGCTGGTCACCGGCGCCTTCGGCCGTCTCGACCTGGTGGTGCCGATACTGCTGGGCACGATCGCCGCCCGGCTGATCCTCCACCCGGAGCGCCCGGAGGCCAACGGGCGGATCGTCATCGGGCTCTCGGCGCTCGTCATCGGCGTCCTGGGACAGGTCCACATCGCCTGCGGCGCCCCGGGGCGCGGCCAGGGCACCGAGGCGATACAGGACGCGGGCGGCCTGATCGGCTGGGCCGTTTCCCGGCCGCTGATCTACCTGATGGGCGACGTGCTGGCCGTACCGCTGCTGGTGCTGCTCACCGTCTTCGGGCTGCTGGTGGTCACCGCGACGCCGGTCGCCGCCATTCCGCAGCGGCTGCGGCAGCTGGGCGTCCGGCTCGGCCTGGTGCGGGACGACGAGGACGCGTACGCCTCGGAGGCCGGGTACGACACGGGGGAGTACGCCGACGAATGGCGCGAGACGCCCTCCAGAAGGGCTCGCAGGACCTCGCTCGCCAAAGAGGACCCGGACGGTGCGGGAGGCCCGGAGCGGGCCGCGGAGGAGGCGCTGCGCAAGCGCCGGCGCTCGCGCCGCTCGTCGTCCGCGGGGCCGCCGCTCGACCGGCCCATGGACGCCGTGGACGTGGCGGCCGCGGCCGCCGCCTCGCTGGACGGGGCCGTGCTGCACGGTGTGCAGCCCTCGCCGCTCGTCGCCGGGCTCAGCAGCGGGATTTCGGGCGAGCGCGAGGACGGGGCCGCGAGCGGCGGGGTGCCGGTCGCGCGCGACGCCGACAACGAGTCCGGGCAGAGCGGCGCCAGGGGTAAGGCGGCGGGTGGGAAGGGCCGTAAGGACGGAGCCGGCGAGGCGGACCCGTCCCAGGTCCCCGACCTCACCCGGCCCGTGACCGCGACGAGCGAGCCGCTGCCGCCGCGCGCCGAGCAGCTGCAGCTCTCCGGCGACATCACCTACTCCCTGCCCTCGCTCGAGCTGCTGGAGCGCGGCGGTCCCGGCAAGACGCGCAGCGCGGCCAACGACGCGGTCGTGGACTCGCTGACGAAGGTGTTCACGGAGTTCAAGGTGGACGCCGCCGTCACCGGCTTCACCCGCGGCCCGACGGTCACCCGCTACGTGGTGGAACTGGGCCCGGCCGTCAAGGTCGAGCGGATCACCGCGCTGACCAAGAACATCGCCTACGCGGTCGCCAGCCCCGATGTGCGGATCATCAGCCCCATCCCCGGCAAGTCGGCCGTCGGCATCGAAATCCCCAACAGCGACCGCGAGATGGTCAACCTGGGCGATGTGCTGCGCTCGGCGGACTCCGTCGGCGACGACCATCCGATGCTCGTCGGGCTGGGCAAGGACGTCGAGGGCGGCTATGTGGCGGCCAATCTGGCCACCATGCCGCATGTGCTGGTGGCGGGCGCGACCGGTTCCGGCAAGTCGTCCTGCATCAACTGCCTGATCACGTCGGTCATGGCCCGTGCCACTCCGGACGATGTGCGGATGGTGCTGGTCGACCCCAAGCGCGTGGAGCTGACCGCCTACGAGGGCATTCCGCACCTGATCACGCCGATCATCACCAACCCCAAGCGCGCCGCCGAGGCGCTCCAGTGGGTCGTCCGCGAGATGGATCTTCGCTATGACGACCTGGCGGCGTACGGCTTCCGCCATATCGACGACTTCAACGCGGCGGTCCGCAAGGGGAAGGTGAAGGCGCCCGCGGGGAGCGAGCGGGAGCTCAAGCCCTATCCGTATCTGCTGGTGATCGTCGACGAGCTGGCCGACTTGATGATGGTCGCACCGCGCGATGTCGAGGACTCGATCGTGCGGATCACACAGCTGGCGCGTGCGGCCGGTATCCACCTGGTGCTGGCCACCCAGCGGCCCTCCGTGGACGTCGTCACG is a window of Streptomyces violaceusniger Tu 4113 DNA encoding:
- a CDS encoding response regulator, encoding MVQKAKILLVDDRPENLLALEAILSALDQTLVRASSGEEALKALLTDDFAVILLDVQMPGMDGFETAAHIKRRERTRDIPIIFLTAINHGPHHTFRGYAAGAVDYISKPFDPWVLRAKVSVFVDLYMKNCQLREQASLLRLQLEGGQPAAGEPKESAGLLAELSARLAAVEEQAEALSKQLDESADAAAVATAAHLERKLTGLRRALDALEPGAGSGAGHVPSQN
- a CDS encoding DNA translocase FtsK, which codes for MASRTSGKGSQSTAGTSKKRAGQSGGAAKKTAAKKAPAKKAPAKKSAAPAKRAAAKKAAPPPAPNPTSGVYRAVRAVWMGTARAVAAMFRGIGRGAKGLDPAHRKDGSALLLLALALIVAAGTWSNLDGPVGSLVEMLVTGAFGRLDLVVPILLGTIAARLILHPERPEANGRIVIGLSALVIGVLGQVHIACGAPGRGQGTEAIQDAGGLIGWAVSRPLIYLMGDVLAVPLLVLLTVFGLLVVTATPVAAIPQRLRQLGVRLGLVRDDEDAYASEAGYDTGEYADEWRETPSRRARRTSLAKEDPDGAGGPERAAEEALRKRRRSRRSSSAGPPLDRPMDAVDVAAAAAASLDGAVLHGVQPSPLVAGLSSGISGEREDGAASGGVPVARDADNESGQSGARGKAAGGKGRKDGAGEADPSQVPDLTRPVTATSEPLPPRAEQLQLSGDITYSLPSLELLERGGPGKTRSAANDAVVDSLTKVFTEFKVDAAVTGFTRGPTVTRYVVELGPAVKVERITALTKNIAYAVASPDVRIISPIPGKSAVGIEIPNSDREMVNLGDVLRSADSVGDDHPMLVGLGKDVEGGYVAANLATMPHVLVAGATGSGKSSCINCLITSVMARATPDDVRMVLVDPKRVELTAYEGIPHLITPIITNPKRAAEALQWVVREMDLRYDDLAAYGFRHIDDFNAAVRKGKVKAPAGSERELKPYPYLLVIVDELADLMMVAPRDVEDSIVRITQLARAAGIHLVLATQRPSVDVVTGLIKANVPSRLAFATSSLADSRVILDQAGAEKLIGKGDGLFLPMGANKPTRMQGAYVTEAEVEAVVAHCKAQMAPVFREDVTVGSAKKKEIDEEIGDDLDLLCQAAELVVSTQFGSTSMLQRKLRVGFAKAGRLMDLMESRGVVGPSEGSKARDVLVKPDELDGVLDVIRGKAHS